One window of the Camelina sativa cultivar DH55 chromosome 1, Cs, whole genome shotgun sequence genome contains the following:
- the LOC104701057 gene encoding spermidine hydroxycinnamoyl transferase-like, protein MAPITFRKSCTIVPAEPTWIGRFPLAEWDQVGTISHIPTLYFYDKPYESFQGNVVETLKNSLSRVLVHFYPMAGRLRWLPRGRFELNCNAEGVEFIEAESEGKLSDFEDFSPTPEFENLMPQVNYKNPIETIPLFLAQLTKFKCGGLSLSVNISHAIVDGQSALHFISEWARLARGEPLETIPFLDRKILWAGEPLPPFASPPKFDHKEFDQPPFLIGEKDNVEERKKKTIVTMLKLSESQLENNGLRSKANGSKYSDSSRGFTRYETVTGHVWRCACKARGHSPEQPTALGICIDTRSRMQPPLPRGYFGNATLDVVAASTSGELISNELGFAASLISKAIKNVTNEYVMIGIEYLKNQEDLKKFQDLHALGSTEGPFYGNPNLGLVSWLTLPMCGLDFGWGKEFYTGPGTHDFDGDSLILPDHDEDGSVILATCLQVTHMEAFKKHFYEDI, encoded by the exons ATGGCTCCCATAACTTTTAGGAAATCTTGCACTATAGTACCGGCCGAACCAACGTGGATCGGTCGGTTTCCATTAGCTGAGTGGGATCAAGTTGGTACAATATCTCACATTCCCACCCTCTACTTCTATGACAAGCCATATGAATCTTTCCAAGGCAATGTAgtcgaaaccctaaaaaactCGTTAAGCCGTGTGCTAGTCCATTTCTACCCTATGGCCGGCCGTCTACGTTGGCTCCCACGGGGGCGGTTCGAGCTCAATTGTAATGCCGAAGGAGTGGAGTTCATCGAAGCTGAATCCGAGGGAAAGCTTTCAGATTTCGAAGATTTCTCTCCGACACCGGAGTTCGAGAACCTTATGCCGCAAGTTAACTATAAAAACCCTATCGAAACGATTCCTCTCTTTTTAGCTCAGCTTACCAAATTCAAATGCGGTGGATTAAGTCTTAGTGTAAACATTTCTCATGCGATCGTCGATGGCCAAAGCGCGCTTCACTTTATTTCTGAATGGGCGAGACTCGCTCGCGGTGAACCGTTAGAAACCATTCCATTTCTCGACCGGAAAATCCTCTGGGCTGGCGAACCGCTCCCACCGTTTGCATCGCCGCCAAAGTTCGACCACAAAGAGTTTGATCAGCCGCCTTTTTTGATTGGCGAGAAGGACAATgtagaagagagaaagaagaaaacgattGTGACGATGCTAAAACTGAGCGAGTCTCAGCTTGAGAATA ATGGTCTAAGAAGTAAAGCGAACGGAAGCAAATACTCTGATTCATCGAGAGGGTTTACTAGGTACGAAACGGTCACGGGACATGTGTGGAGGTGTGCGTGTAAAGCACGTGGCCACTCTCCGGAGCAACCCACGGCTTTAGGAATCTGTATAGATACTCGAAGTCGGATGCAGCCACCTCTTCCACGCGGCTACTTCGGCAATGCTACTCTTGACGTGGTCGCAGCAAGCACCTCAG GTGAACTGATATCGAATGAATTGGGTTTCGCGGCGAGTTTAATTAGTAAAGCCATAAAGAATGTGACAAACGAATACGTGATGATTGGGATCGAGTATCTCAAGAACCAAGAAGATCTCAAGAAGTTTCAAGACCTACATGCCTTGGGAAGCACGGAGGGTCCATTCTACGGGAACCCTAATCTTGGATTGGTGAGCTGGTTAACTTTGCCAATGTGCGGCCTTGATTTCGGATGGGGTAAGGAATTCTACACGGGACCAGGCACGCATGATTTCGACGGCGACTCACTGATCTTGCCGGATCACGACGAAGACGGCTCGGTGATACTCGCTACCTGTCTACAAGTTACTCACATGGAGGCCTTCAAGAAACACTTCTATGAAGATATCTAG
- the LOC104701077 gene encoding mitochondrial outer membrane import complex protein METAXIN: MEGDQETEVYTLVARKPSFDLPTACPNCLPAYIYLKLAQLPFELAFNSTFPDSDELPYFENGTYVAYNNEDGGVIEKLKKDGIVNLDAQLQSLPEYLSLKALIASWLEEALTYEIWVGTEGISTSKIYYSDLPWVISKVLFYKQTCMAKNRLGITKENAEQRETQIYKRAGEAYEALSTRLGEQKFLFEDRPSSLDAFLLSHMLFIIQVLPETSVLRCKLLEHSNLVRYAEKLKAEFLEASSSSPSPPLQSFPSSFTRKGSKPKSKPKVEKTEEEKKFKKRARFFLAAQFLAVVIYLSVMGGGSSDEVEYEDEDD, from the exons ATGGAAGGCGATCAAGAGACGGAGGTTTATACTTTGGTCGCAAGGAAGCCTAGCTTCGATCTCCCAACAGCTTGCCCTAATTGTCTTCCCGCTTACATATACCTCAAATTAGCCCAGCTTCCTTTTGAACTTGCCTTCAATTCAACCTTCCCTGATTCAG ATGAACTGCCGTACTTTGAGAACGGTACTTATGTTGCATATAACAATGAGGATGGAGGAGTAATTGAAAAACTGAAGAAAGATGGGATCGTCAATCTTGACGCTCAACTCCAGTCTCTTCCGGAATATTTATCGTTGAAGGCTCTTATTGCGTCTTGGCTGGAAGAAGCTCTTACCTATGAAATATGGGTTGGTACCGAGGGAATATCGACATCGAAAATCTACTATTCCGATCTTCCTTGGGTGATTAGCAAGGTCCTGTTTTATAAGCAGACATGCATGGCCAAGAACCGTTTGGGAATCACCAAAGAAAACGCAGAGCAAAGAGAAACACAG ATATACAAAAGAGCAGGTGAGGCATATGAAGCTTTGTCGACTAGGTTAGGCGAGCAGAAGTTTCTCTTTGAAGACAG GCCATCGAGTCTAGATGCTTTCTTACTCTCGCACATGCTTTTTATAATCCAAGTATTACCG GAAACATCTGTGCTTCGCTGCAAACTTCTGGAACATAGTAATCTTGTCAGATATGCTGAGAAACTTAAGGCAGAGTTCCTCGaagcctcttcttcatctccatcacCTCCACTTCAGTCGTTCCCTTCCTCATTTACTAGAAAGG GTTCGAAGCCAAAGAGCAAACCAAAAGTGGAAAAGACCGAAGAGgagaaaaaattcaagaaaagagCAAGATTCTTTCTAGCTGCTCAGTTTCTAGCTGTCGTTATATACTTATCCGTGATGGGAGGAGGTAGTTCCGATGAAGTGGagtatgaagatgaagatgactaA
- the LOC104701085 gene encoding uncharacterized protein LOC104701085, with protein sequence MGCSHSKLDDEEAVQICKDRKRFIKQAIEHRTKFASGHIAYIQSLRKVSDALHDFIIQGDNNNEFVPLSQDSFITPVKRRPPRRRNRGNSSGEFISITPSSMPPKMIQGRPRSNVKASYLMANRSRPVRVEQRSPETFRVETFSPPSNQYGESDGFFGMNMNMNTSASTSSSFWNPLSSPEQRLSTHNIPPPSPQNSQWDFFWNPFSSLDYYGYNNSYDRASVDNRSGTGMDDEIKGLRRVREEEGIPDLEEDDEPNEPEPVRFHNPNPNPKATEESRGKIDKSCCNEEVKVEDVDEDEDEDEDDGDEDDDDDDGEFTDSGCESENEGGEKCVAPTQRKVEVSRGEQQPTGNVVGVGKVQEMKNVVGVRDVTKSPGFTVYVNRRPTSMAEVIKDLEDQFTTICDAAKEVSGLLEASKAQYASSSNDHSARKILNPVALFRSGSSRSSSSRFLITSSGGSRESGSESRSDVSDESCMISGSHQTTLDRLFAWEKKLYDEVRSGERVRRAYEKKCMQLKNQDVKGDDPLAVDKTRATIRDLDTQIKVSIHSIESISKRIETLRDQELLPQLLELVQGLTRMWKVMAESHQIQKRTLDEAKLLLAGTPGSKRHKKRQPSITPEAINSQRLAQSALNLEAQLRNWRACFELWITSQRSYIKALSGWLLRCFRCDPDPEKVRLSSCPHPIYRVCIQWSRLLNSLNEKPVLDKLELFASGMGSIYARQVREDPNWSGSGSRRYSGSESMDLVVAEKVDEDVVMTAEKLAEVAVKVLCHGMSVAVSSLAEFAINSADEHSKLGSQPEEDTSEQPPDVNFNS encoded by the exons ATGGGATGTTCTCATTCGAAGttagatgatgaagaagctgtTCAGATCTGTAAAGACAGGAAACGTTTCATCAAACAAGCTATAGAACATAGAACTAAGTTTGCTTCTGGTCACATTGCTTATATCCAATCTCTTAGAAAAGTCTCTGATGCTCTCCATGACTTTATCATCCAAGGAGACAACAACAACGAGTTCGTTCCTCTGAGTCAAGACTCATTCATCACTCCGGTCAAGAGAAGACCACCTAGGCGCCGCAACCGCGGTAACAGCAGCGGTGAGTTCATCTCCATTACGCCTTCTTCAATGCCTCCTAAGATGATTCAAGGTAGGCCAAGATCGAATGTTAAAGCTAGTTACTTGATGGCTAATAGAAGCAGACCTGTTCGAGTCGAACAGAGATCCCCTGAAACGTTTAGAGTTGAGACATTCTCACCACCTAGTAACCAATATGGTGAATCAGATGGTTTCTTTGGTATGAATATGAATATGAACACTTCTGCTTCGACTTCATCTTCATTTTGGAATCCATTGAGCTCTCCTGAGCAAAGGTTGAGTACTCATAACATTCCACCTCCTTCACCGCAGAATTCTCAGTGGGATTTCTTCTGGAATCCATTTTCTTCATTGGATTATTATGGATATAACAATAGTTATGATCGAGCAAGTGTTGATAATAGGAGTGGTACTGGTATGGATGATGAGATTAAAGGGTTAAGACGTGTTAGAGAGGAAGAAGGGATTCCTGatttggaagaagatgatgagccTAATGAACCTGAACCTGTGAGGTTTCATAATCCTAATCCGAATCCGAAAGCAACTGAAGAAAGTAGAGGTAAAATAGATAAGAGTTGTTGCAATGAGGAAGTTaaagttgaagatgttgatgaggatgaggacgaggatgaagatgatggtgatgaggatgatgatgatgatgatggggagTTTACGGATAGCGGGTGTGAAAGTGAGAATGAGGGGGGTGAGAAATGCGTAGCTCCAACGCAGAGGAAAGTTGAGGTGTCAAGAGGAGAACAACAACCTACAGGGAATGTTGTTGGAGTAGGGAAGGTTCAAGAGATGAAGAATGTTGTTGGTGTTAGAGATGTTACAAAGTCTCCAGGTTTCACGGTGTATGTGAACCGCAGACCAACAAGCATGGCTGAGGTAATCAAAGATCTTGAAGATCAGTTCACTACCATTTGTGACGCGGCTAAAGAAGTCTCGGGGCTATTGGAAGCTAGTAAGGCTCAATACGCATCATCTTCGAATGACCATAGTG CCAGGAAAATTCTGAATCCAGTAGCTTTGTTCCGCTCGGGTTCATCAAGATCTTCCTCTTCAAGATTCTTGATCACTTCTTCTGGTGGTTCCAGAGAGAGTGGTTCTGAAAGCAGAAGCGATGTTTCAGATGAATCTTGCATGATTTCAGGTAGCCACCAAACAACGTTGGACAGACTTTTTGCGTGGGAGAAGAAACTCTACGATGAAGTTAGG TCCGGGGAACGTGTTCGAAGAGCATATGAGAAGAAATGTATGCAGCTGAAAAATCAGGACGTGAAAGGAGATGATCCACTTGCGGTTGATAAAACAAGGGCTACAATCAGAGATCTTGACACACAGATCAAGGTCTCAATACACTCGATTGAATCCATCTCTAAAAGGATTGAGACTCTTCGTGACCAAGAACTGTTGCCTCAGCTTCTTGAGCTGGTTCAAGG ATTAACAAGGATGTGGAAAGTGATGGCAGAAAGTCACCAGATACAGAAACGAACACTAGACGAAGCCAAACTGTTACTTGCAGGCACACCAGGTTCAAAACGTCACAAGAAGAGACAACCTTCAATAACGCCAGAGGCTATCAACTCTCAAAGATTAGCTCAATCTGCTTTGAATCTTGAAGCTCAGCTTCGAAACTGGAGAGCCTGTTTCGAATTATGGATCACATCTCAGAGATCCTATATTAAAGCATTATCCGGATGGCTTCTAAGATGTTTCAGATGCGACCCTGACCCCGAGAAAGTTAGATTATCCTCATGTCCACATCCTATATACCGAGTCTGCATCCAATGGTCAAGGTTGCTTAACAGCTTGAACGAGAAACCGGTTTTGGACAAACTTGAGTTATTTGCCTCAGGAATGGGTTCAATCTATGCAAGGCAAGTTAGGGAAGATCCCAATTGGAGCGGTAGCGGGTCCAGGAGATATTCAGGATCAGAGAGCATGGACCTTGTGGTGGCTGAAAAGGTAGATGAAGATGTTGTGATGACTGCTGAGAAACTTGCAGAGGTTGCAGTGAAGGTTCTCTGCCATGGAATGTCTGTTGCAGTTAGTTCACTCGCTGAGTTTGCCATCAACTCGGCTGATGAACACTCGAAGCTTGGTAGCCAACCAGAAGAAGATACGTCGGAGCAGCCGCCGGATGTAAATTTCAATTCCTAA